A window of the Ipomoea triloba cultivar NCNSP0323 chromosome 14, ASM357664v1 genome harbors these coding sequences:
- the LOC116004598 gene encoding uncharacterized protein LOC116004598 — protein sequence MDTPPLSSGPISSAAAAVAAAGQQQPQIPPPPPTHVNYADSIDSSPRSRNTDWDEPPPYAAAAAPGGGKLRLMCSYGGHIVPRPHDKSLCYVGGDTRIIVTDRHSSLSDLSLRLSKTLLNGRSFSLKYQLPNEDLDSLISVTTDEDLENMIDEYDRINSNSNGTKTSRLRLFLFPSKSDTMSSIGSLLESSTKSEDWFLNALNGATSTSTKVLSESSSVNCLLGLDDDIGNGNSTGKDAEPLPDGSVNIKNGGVNHAKVNAQDVHSVPDSPMLAMTSSFDSTSSSPPLGNLPPIRVRVEDNHRVGIEEHFSQMTIGAGAGAKVEQKQEEGGFAALTSPPAPPVAVGGEYPSRVYSDDERSEHGVPVGYSKPPLQQQPSQQPPQMQPKPPTPTDLPSPGSVSSEGSASNPLSRPKQYIYQDPMMQIQPGVRVSANPVDPMISDPNSRAQVQPQVQDSGYVLPGHFDHHPQLHQHQHPQYVQAGQFVHHIPAGAMPISSYYPVYPSQQQHHHPQHPALEHQFPVYFVQQPTPTQTYNLPVQQTSEPSPTASTRPQTPPATTVVPPTSDYNTPRNVPASKPEMNAGSYRTAVAPQLVQVAPGQHLPQYAGFTQIHHPSQSTVPTSAATGNYAYAFTDPTHAQIYYTQPFAPQMSAQYQTMKSVHGIPEASSQLPTENLNQHA from the exons ATGGATACTCCGCCTCTCTCAAGCGGACCAATTTCATCCGCCGCGGCGGCGGTCGCGGCGGCGGGACAACAACAGCCGCAgattccgccgccgccgccaacgCATGTCAACTACGCTGACTCGATAGACTCGTCGCCGCGGTCACGCAACACTGATTGGGATGAGCCGCCGCCGTACGCCGCGGCGGCGGCTCCAGGCGGCGGAAAGCTCCGGCTGATGTGCAGCTACGGCGGCCACATCGTTCCGCGGCCGCACGATAAGTCGCTGTGCTACGTCGGCGGCGATACGAGGATCATCGTCACCGATCGGCACTCGTCGCTCTCCGACCTCTCCCTCCGCCTCTCCAAAACGCTCCTGAATGGCCGCTCCTTCTCGCTCAAGTACCAGCTCCCCAACGAGGACCTCGACTCCTTAATCTCCGTCACCACGGATGAAGACCTGGAGAACATGATCGATGAGTACGACCGCATCAACTCCAATTCAAACGGTACGAAGACATCTCGCCTCCGATTATTCCTCTTTCCTTCAAAGTCCGACACGATGTCGTCAATCGGGTCGCTTCTCGAGAGCTCAACCAAGTCCGAAGACTGGTTTCTCAACGCGCTTAATGGAGCTACTTCCACTTCCACAAAAGTCCTCTCCGAATCTTCATCGGTGAATTGCCTTCTCGGACTGGACGATGATATCGGAAACGGGAATTCTACTGGAAAAGATGCGGAGCCTCTGCCGGATGGTTCGGTAAACATTAAAAACGGCGGTGTAAACCACGCGAAAGTGAATGCTCAAGACGTTCACTCGGTGCCGGATTCGCCTATGTTGGCAATGACATCGTCTTTCGACTCGACATCATCCTCTCCTCCGCTGGGGAATTTACCGCCGATTAGAGTGCGCGTGGAGGATAATCACAGAGTGGGAATCGAGGAGCATTTCTCACAGATGACTATTGGGGCTGGGGCCGGAGCCAAGGTGGAACAAAAACAAGAGGAGGGGGGTTTTGCGGCATTGACTTCACCTCCGGCGCCACCAGTGGCGGTAGGTGGGGAGTATCCTAGCCGAGTTTATTCTGATGATGAGAGATCGGAGCACGGTGTCCCTGTTGGTTACTCAAAGCCACCACTGCAGCAACAACCTTCACAGCAGCCTCCCCAAATGCAGCCTAAACCTCCTACGCCTACTGACTTGCCTTCCCCGGGGTCGGTTTCAAG CGAGGGTAGTGCATCAAATCCATTGTCTCGGCCAAAACAGTACATTTATCAAGATCCTATGATGCAAATTCAGCCAGGGGTTAGGGTTTCAGCTAATCCAGTTGATCCAATGATCAGTGATCCAAATAGTAGGGCTCAGGTTCAACCGCAAGTTCAGGATTCTGGTTATGTGTTGCCAGGTCATTTTGATCACCATCCACAATTGCATCAACATCAACATCCACAATATGTTCAAGCTGGGCAGTTTGTCCACCATATCCCGGCAGGGGCAATGCCAATCTCATCCTATTACCCTGTATATCCTTCTCAGCAGCAGCATCATCATCCTCAACATCCTGCTCTTGAGCATCAATTTCCAGTTTACTTTGTGCAGCAGCCTACACCTACACAAACGTACAACTTGCCCGTGCAACAAACTAGTGAGCCTTCTCCTACAGCTTCTACCCGTCCTCAAACACCTCCTGCAACTACAGTTGTccctcctacttctgactataaTACTCCTAGAAACGTTCCTGCCTCTAAACCTGAAATGAATGCTGGCTCATATAGAACTGCAGTTGCTCCACAATTGGTTCAGGTTGCTCCTGGCCAGCATCTCCCACAGTATGCTGGCTTCACTCAGATCCATCACCCATCTCAGTCAACTGTACCTACATCTGCTGCTACTGGAAATTATGCTTATGCTTTTACTGATCCCACACATGCACAGATATACTATACTCAGCCTTTTGCACCCCAGATGTCAGCTCAATACCAAACTATGAAATCTGTCCATGGTATACCTGAAGCTTCTTCGCAGCTTCCTACAGAAAACCTCAATCAGCATGCTTGA
- the LOC116004692 gene encoding uncharacterized protein LOC116004692 isoform X1: MVFTIHSDVRSAIQIASALSRRGGGQPQQRRLLGPISVAFGSPCRGSSAATAERMRVRVRAFSTDNAGIDEVESVEAKKLPSKPSVCTADELHYVSANNSDWRLALWRYIPPPQAPKRNHPLLLLSGVGTNAIGYDLSPGSSFARYMCGQGFDTWILEVRGAGLSLHESDSKNIEKSAHKVSERMEAAVKSETNGNLSAAKNSRRVNGNLEDSDIALVKEDPMKVGTAFDESRLVARLTETFMRMSERLSGFLSESQSKIISAKLFDQISRLLQDSFLYENFNEIRNNLQSLMEKRQNSTVAGQIRDLSQKLVNIIEEGQRSVSPPLFDLQERLISTIEDFQKQLDLIIKYDWDFDNYLEEDVPAAMEYINAQTKPKDGKLLAIGHSMGGILLYARLSRCATQGKDPGLAAVVTLASSLDYTPSKSALRLLLPLADPAQALNVPVVPLGSLLTAAYPLTSSPPYVLSWLNDMISAGDMMHPELLKKLVQNNFCTIPAKLLLQLTTAFREGGLRDRSGKFLYKEHLRKSNVPVLALAGDRDLICPPEAVYETIKVIPEHLATYKLFGEPDGPHYAHYDLVGCRVAAEQIYPCIVQYLSRYDL, translated from the exons ATGGTTTTCACGATTCATTCCGACGTTCGCTCCGCGATTCAGATCGCCTCCGCCTTAAGCCGCCGCGGCGGCGGTCAACCCCAGCAGCGCCGCCTGCTAGGTCCAATTTCCGTTGCATTCGGTTCTCCGTGCCGCGGTTCTTCTGCGGCCACGGCGGAGAGGAtgagagtgagagtgagagcTTTCTCGACGGATAATGCCGGAATTGATGAGGTAGAGAGCGTCGAAGCTAAGAAGCTGCCGAGCAAGCCTTCGGTGTGCACCGCCGATGAGCTCCACTACGTTTCTGCTAACAATTCGGACTGGCGGCTCGCTCTCTGGCGATACATTCCTCCTCCGCAG GCTCCAAAGAGGAATCATCCGCTGCTGCTGTTATCGGGTGTGGGAACTAATGCCATCGGATATGATCTTTCTCCCGGG TCATCATTTGCACGTTATATGTGTGGGCAAGGATTTGACACTTGGATTCTTGAAGTTCGAGGTGCTGGGCTAAGCTTGCATGAATCAGATTCCAAAAACATTGAGAAGTCTGCCCATAAAGTGTCTGAACGTATGGAGGCTGCTGTTAAGAGTGAAACCAATGGGAATTTATCTGCAGCAAAGAATTCAAGACGTGTCAATGGTAACTTAGAAGATTCTGACATAGCTTTGGTCAAAGAAGACCCCATGAAAGTAGGAACAGCATTTGATGAGTCAAGATTAGTGGCCAGGCTTACAGAAACATTCATGCGTATGTCTGAAAGATTATCTGGTTTTCTCAGTGAAAGTCAATCAAAGATTATTTCTGCtaaattatttgatcaaatatCAAGGCTCTTACAAGATTCCTTCCTATATGAAAACTTCAATGAGATAAGAAACAATTTACAAAGTTTGATGGAAAAAAGACAAAACTCTACTGTTGCAGGCCAAATAAGAGATCTAAGCCAGAAGCTAGTAAATATCATTGAAGAGGGTCAACGTTCTGTTTCACCCCCATTGTTTGATCTGCAAGAACGTTTAATCTCAACCATAGAAGATTTTCAGAAACAACTGGATTTAATCATCAAATATGATTGGGACTTCGACAACTACCTGGAAGAGGATGTTCCTGCTGCG ATGGAATATATAAATGCCCAAACCAAACCAAAGGATGGAAAATTGCTTGCAATTGGACACTCCATGGGAGGAATCTTGCTGTATGCAAGGTTGTCACGATGTG CTACTCAAGGGAAAGATCCAGGATTAGCAGCTGTTGTAACTTTGGCATCGTCACTTGATTACACACCATCTAAATCAGCACTCAGACTTCTTTTACCCCTT GCTGATCCTGCCCAGGCTCTCAATGTACCTGTTGTTCCTCTAGGATCATTATTGACTGCAGCCTATCCACTGACATCTAGTCCTCCTTATGTGTTGTCTTGGCTCAATGACATGATATCAGCAGGAGACATGATGCATCCAGAGTTGTTGAAAAAGCTTGTTCAGAACAACTTTT GTACGATTCCGGCTAAACTTCTATTACAGTTGACAACTGCTTTCCGAGAAGGGGGACTTCGTGACAGAAGTGGTAAATTTTTGTACAAGGAACATCTCCGTAAAAGCAATGTCCCTGTCTTGGCTCTTGCTGGAGATCGTGACTTAATCTGTCCACCTGAAGCTGTTTATG AAACTATAAAGGTCATTCCTGAACACTTAGCCACCTATAAACTCTTTGGCGAACCAGATGGACCACATTATGCTCATTATGACCTAGTGGGATGCCGTGTG GCTGCAGAACAAATATATCCTTGCATAGTCCAATATCTAAGCCGTTATGATTTGTGA
- the LOC116004692 gene encoding uncharacterized protein LOC116004692 isoform X2 has translation MVFTIHSDVRSAIQIASALSRRGGGQPQQRRLLGPISVAFGSPCRGSSAATAERMRVRVRAFSTDNAGIDEVESVEAKKLPSKPSVCTADELHYVSANNSDWRLALWRYIPPPQAPKRNHPLLLLSGVGTNAIGYDLSPGSSFARYMCGQGFDTWILEVRGAGLSLHESDSKNIEKSAHKVSERMEAAVKSETNGNLSAAKNSRRVNGNLEDSDIALVKEDPMKVGTAFDESRLVARLTETFMRQIRDLSQKLVNIIEEGQRSVSPPLFDLQERLISTIEDFQKQLDLIIKYDWDFDNYLEEDVPAAMEYINAQTKPKDGKLLAIGHSMGGILLYARLSRCATQGKDPGLAAVVTLASSLDYTPSKSALRLLLPLADPAQALNVPVVPLGSLLTAAYPLTSSPPYVLSWLNDMISAGDMMHPELLKKLVQNNFCTIPAKLLLQLTTAFREGGLRDRSGKFLYKEHLRKSNVPVLALAGDRDLICPPEAVYETIKVIPEHLATYKLFGEPDGPHYAHYDLVGCRVAAEQIYPCIVQYLSRYDL, from the exons ATGGTTTTCACGATTCATTCCGACGTTCGCTCCGCGATTCAGATCGCCTCCGCCTTAAGCCGCCGCGGCGGCGGTCAACCCCAGCAGCGCCGCCTGCTAGGTCCAATTTCCGTTGCATTCGGTTCTCCGTGCCGCGGTTCTTCTGCGGCCACGGCGGAGAGGAtgagagtgagagtgagagcTTTCTCGACGGATAATGCCGGAATTGATGAGGTAGAGAGCGTCGAAGCTAAGAAGCTGCCGAGCAAGCCTTCGGTGTGCACCGCCGATGAGCTCCACTACGTTTCTGCTAACAATTCGGACTGGCGGCTCGCTCTCTGGCGATACATTCCTCCTCCGCAG GCTCCAAAGAGGAATCATCCGCTGCTGCTGTTATCGGGTGTGGGAACTAATGCCATCGGATATGATCTTTCTCCCGGG TCATCATTTGCACGTTATATGTGTGGGCAAGGATTTGACACTTGGATTCTTGAAGTTCGAGGTGCTGGGCTAAGCTTGCATGAATCAGATTCCAAAAACATTGAGAAGTCTGCCCATAAAGTGTCTGAACGTATGGAGGCTGCTGTTAAGAGTGAAACCAATGGGAATTTATCTGCAGCAAAGAATTCAAGACGTGTCAATGGTAACTTAGAAGATTCTGACATAGCTTTGGTCAAAGAAGACCCCATGAAAGTAGGAACAGCATTTGATGAGTCAAGATTAGTGGCCAGGCTTACAGAAACATTCATGC GCCAAATAAGAGATCTAAGCCAGAAGCTAGTAAATATCATTGAAGAGGGTCAACGTTCTGTTTCACCCCCATTGTTTGATCTGCAAGAACGTTTAATCTCAACCATAGAAGATTTTCAGAAACAACTGGATTTAATCATCAAATATGATTGGGACTTCGACAACTACCTGGAAGAGGATGTTCCTGCTGCG ATGGAATATATAAATGCCCAAACCAAACCAAAGGATGGAAAATTGCTTGCAATTGGACACTCCATGGGAGGAATCTTGCTGTATGCAAGGTTGTCACGATGTG CTACTCAAGGGAAAGATCCAGGATTAGCAGCTGTTGTAACTTTGGCATCGTCACTTGATTACACACCATCTAAATCAGCACTCAGACTTCTTTTACCCCTT GCTGATCCTGCCCAGGCTCTCAATGTACCTGTTGTTCCTCTAGGATCATTATTGACTGCAGCCTATCCACTGACATCTAGTCCTCCTTATGTGTTGTCTTGGCTCAATGACATGATATCAGCAGGAGACATGATGCATCCAGAGTTGTTGAAAAAGCTTGTTCAGAACAACTTTT GTACGATTCCGGCTAAACTTCTATTACAGTTGACAACTGCTTTCCGAGAAGGGGGACTTCGTGACAGAAGTGGTAAATTTTTGTACAAGGAACATCTCCGTAAAAGCAATGTCCCTGTCTTGGCTCTTGCTGGAGATCGTGACTTAATCTGTCCACCTGAAGCTGTTTATG AAACTATAAAGGTCATTCCTGAACACTTAGCCACCTATAAACTCTTTGGCGAACCAGATGGACCACATTATGCTCATTATGACCTAGTGGGATGCCGTGTG GCTGCAGAACAAATATATCCTTGCATAGTCCAATATCTAAGCCGTTATGATTTGTGA
- the LOC116003698 gene encoding auxin-responsive protein IAA32-like — protein MDSNNAPRYLLNHAALSSSVYYQGKEDDNGSIIDLGLSLRVINPAETYHPSPHHGSYEELIDWQDLHPQIRNGRTEKDPRAYIEHCDDNEAEGIQSKLKERWDYVKVNMDGVIVGRKICILDHISYSTLALQLEDMFGKQSISGLRLFQDGSEFSLFYKDRDDIWRMVGDVPWKEFVNRVKRLRIVQKEEVAIHPPSS, from the exons ATGGACTCAAATAATGCACCAAGATATCTTCTAAACCATGCAGctctttcttcttctgtttACTATCAaggaaaagaagatgataatggcAGCATCATTGATTTGGGACTTAGCCTTAGGGTTATAAACCCTGCTGAGACTTATCATCCATCCCCACATCATG GGAGCTATGAGGAGCTGATAGATTGGCAGGATCTGCACCCACAGATAAGAAATGGAAGGACTGAGAAGGATCCAAGAGCCTATATTGAACATTGTGATGATAATGAAGCTGAGGGGATTCAAAGCAAACTAAAAGAGAGGTGGGATTATGTGAAAGTTAACATGGATGGAGTAATTGTTGGCAGGAAAATTTGCATTCTTGATCACATCAGTTACTCCACCCTTGCCCTTCAACTAGAAGACATGTTTG GGAAACAATCCATATCTGGGCTAAGACTATTCCAAGATGGTTCAGAGTTCTCCCTATTTTATAAGGATAGGGATGATATTTGGAGGATGGTTGGTGATGTTCCATGGAA AGAATTTGTGAATCGAGTCAAAAGGTTGAGAATCGTGCAGAAGGAAGAAGTAGCTATCCATCCTCCATCATCTTAA